One Panicum virgatum strain AP13 chromosome 3N, P.virgatum_v5, whole genome shotgun sequence DNA segment encodes these proteins:
- the LOC120663723 gene encoding uncharacterized protein LOC120663723: MEMYMDDKQWAKLSSGSKKKGSRRSAAVAPAAADEGSPRGVKARAASRGLAARSSVPGRLASMVREQRARFYIMRRCVTMLVCWKD; this comes from the coding sequence ATGGAGATGTACATGGACGACAAGCAGTGGGCGAAGCTGTCCTCCGGCTCCAAGAAGAAGGGGAGCcggaggtcggcggcggtggcgccggcggcagccgaCGAGGGGAGCCCGAGAGGCGTCAAAGCCCGGGCGGCGTCGAGGGGCCTGGCGGCCAGGTCGTCGGTGCCGGGGCGGCTGGCCAGCATGGTGAGGGAACAGCGGGCGAGGTTCTACATCATGCGCCGCTGCGTCACCATGCTCGTGTGCTGGAAGGACTAG
- the LOC120667991 gene encoding amino acid transporter AVT1C-like produces MDRDEEMGHGDRSLLFIGDEDDDLGADRDGGSPPTSSDEGSFSERSDDDDRRGRGDERDAPDDGQKGTWPQSYRQSIDMLSAVPSPTVSTLMAASPSLTKFGSSFLKAGSSFLRKGEGSALPLTRPLLPPSLSQLSQSSLHQPPVKQSTDSIGLPSRLPAAAHEAELPERPSRTCLKSDYIELPPPASKCSNGQSIINGFNVLCGVGILTTAYGIKEGGWLSLLLLPLLGGSSCYTGLLLKRCIDSSPNIETYPDIGQVAFGIFGRIFVSVVLYLELYASCVEFITLLGDSLSSVFPSAHLTFTGINLNAHNLFAITMALAILPSVWLRNLSLLSYLSAGGVIATVTVIVCLFWVGIGEGIGFHPSGAAVNLTHLPVAFGLYGYCYSGHSVFPNIYSSMKDRSQFPFVLLFCFTVVTIVYAGVAVTGFLMFGESTMSQFTLNLPQQYIPSKIAIWMTIVNPYTKYALTMTPVALSIEEALPQRMQSYLVGMSVRTFLVLSTVAVALLFPYFALVMALLGSVFTMLVALILPCACYLSIKKGAVPLWEIILCIIIIMIGVVCAFIGSYTSINRMISSR; encoded by the exons ATGGACCGCGACGAGGAGATGGGCCACGGCGACCGGTCGCTGCTGTTCAtcggcgacgaggacgacgacctCGGCGCCGACCGGGACGGCGGCTCCCCGCCGACATCCTCCGACGAGGGCTCCTTCTCCGAGcggagcgacgacgacgaccggcgcggccgcggcgacgagCGGGACGCGCCCGACGACGGCCAGAAGGGCACGTGGCCGCAGAGTTACAG GCAGTCGATCGACATGCTGAGCGCGGTGCCGTCGCCGACGGTGAGCACGCTCATGGCGGCGAGCCCGAGCCTGACCAAGTTCGGCAGCTCCTTCCTCAAGGCCGGGAGCTCCTTCCTCCGGAAGGGGGAGGGCTCGGCGCTGCCGCTCACcaggccgctgctgccgccctcgCTCTCGCAGCTCTCGCAGTCGTCGCTGCACCAGCCGCCCGTCAAGCAGTCCACGGACAGCATCGGCCTGCCGTcgcggctgccggcggcggcgcacgaggccGAGTTGCCGGAGCGGCCGTCGAGGACGTGCCTCAAGTCCGACTACATCGAGCTCCCGCCGCCTGCTAGCAAGTGCAGCAACGGCCAATCAATCATCAATG GGTTCAATGTTCTTTGCGGCGTTGGAATTCTCACCACGGCTTATGGAATCAAGGAAGGAGGATGGTTAAGCCTCCTACTGCTGCCCTTGTTGGGTGGCAGTTCGTGCTACACCGGCTTACTTCTGAAGAGATGCATAGACAGTTCGCCAAACATTGAGACATACCCAGATATTGGACAAGTCGCTTTTGGTATTTTTGGTCGAATCTTTGTATCG GTTGTTCTTTACCTGGAGCTTTAT GCGAGCTGTGTGGAGTTCATCACGCTGCTTGGAGACAGCTTATCCTCGGTGTTTCCCTCGGCACATTTAACTTTTACCGGCATCAACCTGAACGCGCATAATCTCTTTGCAATCACAATGGCCTTGGCAATTCTTCCATCAGTCTGGCTCAGGAACCTCAGCCTCCTCTCATATCTTTCTG CCGGAGGTGTGATCGCAACAGTTACAGTTATCGTCTGTCTATTCTGGGTTGGCATTGGAGAAGGAATTGGGTTCCACCCTTCTGGTGCTGCAGTGAACCTGACCCACCTTCCAGTGGCATTTGGTCTTTATGGATACTGCTACTCAGGACACTCAGTTTTTCCAAACATATATTCGTCGATGAAGGATCGCTCGCAGTTTCCATTTGTGCTCCTGTTCTG CTTCACAGTGGTCACAATCGTGTATGCTGGAGTAGCCGTCACAGGGTTTCTGATGTTTGGCGAGTCCACTATGTCACAATTCACATTGAACTTGCCACAACAGTACATTCCCTCGAAAATCGCCATTTGGATGACG ATTGTGAATCCGTATACAAAGTATGCCTTGACGATGACACCAGTCGCCTTGTCGATTGAGGAGGCGCTGCCTCAGAGGATGCAGAGTTACCTGGTTGGAATGTCTGTTAGAACATTCCTTGTCCTCTCAACTGTTGCCGTGGCTCTGCTTTTTCCATATTTCG CTCTGGTGATGGCATTGCTTGGATCTGTCTTCACAATGCTTGTG GCTCTGATACTTCCATGTGCATGCTATCTCTCCATCAAGAAGGGTGCAGTACCTTTGTGGGAG ATCATCCTGTGCATAATCATCATAATGATTGGGGTCGTTTGTGCGTTCATCGGATCATACACCTCGATCAACCGGATGATTAGCAGCAGATAG